One segment of Paramormyrops kingsleyae isolate MSU_618 chromosome 8, PKINGS_0.4, whole genome shotgun sequence DNA contains the following:
- the nuak2 gene encoding NUAK family SNF1-like kinase 2: protein MERRDLQAAGRSLIVSDYLAQLRAPRGPPAAEPAVQKPAKRQAVKRHHHKHNLKHRYDFLETLGKGTYGTVKKAVERSGRVVAIKSIRKEKITDEQDLTHIRREIEIMSSINHPHVIGIYEVFENKDKIVIVMEYASRGDLYDYISERQKLPEHEARHFFRQIVSAVHYCHQNGIVHRDLKLENILLDEHGNVKIADFGLSNLFCGDKYLQTFCGSPLYASPEIVNGRPYKGPEVDSWSLGVLLYTMVHGSMPFDGQDYRNLVRQISTGNYRKPLKPSEASGLIRWMLMVNPDRRATLEEIAGHWWLNWGYQGPVVDQGELVAHQVSVKKPQEGGGLAGIASWLRRNSRPLLENGSKVRCLLRPQGGGDFVRQRSLRRSRKENNICQVRQDGATARPFKGILKKRGSLKHKSVGEPQNTEGEGVKPGTGPPPSPPPSFALPRKGILKKSLEQESGCSSPPPENTTPDPDPQPPSCSANSSQRKGILKRHGKFSSPCPQDFGSLDRLASGLCLKPPARPSRAASKDSILSSESFDMLDLPEREEAPVPAGSWQGEGRAIRGYMSVDDLLGLCSDEPVEEMGGLWGMRCYRGRVNESAYSLAGCKDIKAVERCRNDT, encoded by the exons ATGGAGCGCCGCGATTTACAGGCTGCCGGTCGCTCTCTGATAGTGTCCGATTACCTGGCGCAGCTTCGGGCTCCGAGGGGGCCGCCGGCCGCCGAGCCCGCGGTGCAGAAGCCGGCCAAGCGGCAGGCGGTTAAGAGGCACCATCACAAGCACAACCTCAAGCATCGCTACGACTTCCTGGAGACCCTGGGGAAGGGCACGTACGGGACGGTGAAGAAGGCGGTGGAGCGCTCGGGGAGAGTG GTGGCCATCAAATCAATAAGAAAGGAGAAGATCACAGACGAGCAGGATCTGACGCACATCCGCAGAGAGATCGAAATAATGTCCTCCATCAACCACCCACACGTCATTGGCATCTATGAAG TGTTTGAGAACAAAGACAAGATTGTCATTGTGATGGAGTACGCCAGTCGGGGGGACTTATATGACTACATCAGCGAGCGTCAGAAGCTTCCAGAACACGAGGCACGCCACTTCTTCCGGCAAATAGTGTCTGCAGTGCACTACTGCCACCAG AACGGCATCGTGCACAGGGACCTGAAGTTGGAGAACATCCTCTTGGATGAACATGGGAATGTGAAG ATTGCAGACTTCGGGCTCTCGAACCTGTTCTGTGGAGATAAGTACCTGCAGACCTTCTGTGGAAGCCCGCTCTACGCATCTCCGGAGATCGTGAACGGTCGCCCGTATAAGGGCCCCGAGGTGGACAGCTGGTCCCTGGGTGTGCTGCTCTACACCATGGTGCACGGATCAATGCCCTTCGACGGACAGGACTACAGGAACCTGGTCCGACAGATCAGCACGGGAAATTACCGCAAGCCTTTGAAGCCTTCCG AAGCCTCTGGTCTTATCCGCTGGATGCTGATGGTGAACCCTGATCGTCGGGCTACGCTGGAGGAAATCGCCGGACACTGGTGGCTAAACTGGGGCTACCAAGGCCCAGTAGTCGATCAGGGTGAGCTGGTAGCTCACCAAGTAAGTGTGAAGAAGCCTCAGGAAGGAGGAGGGCTGGCTGGAATCGCCAGCTGGCTGCGCAGGAATTCTCGGCCACTGCTTGAGAATGGCTCCAAGGTGCGCTGCCTGCTCCGGCCACAAGGTGGCGGCGACTTTGTCAGGCAGCGCTCCCTCAGGAGGTCGCGCAAGGAGAATAACATTTGCCAGGTGAGGCAGGACGGGGCCACTGCTCGGCCCTTCAAGGGGATCCTGAAGAAGAGGGGAAGCCTGAAGCATAAGTCTGTTGGCGAGCCCCAGAACACGGAGGGTGAGGGTGTAAAGCCTGGCACCGGACCCCCTCCATCTCCTCCCCCCAGCTTTGCTCTCCCTCGCAAGGGCATCCTCAAGAAGTCTTTGGAGCAGGAATCGGGCTGCAGCTCCCCTCCTCCGGAGAACACCACCCCGGACCCGGATCCTCAGCCACCCAGCTGCTCCGCCAATTCCTCGCAGCGCAAGGGCATCCTGAAGAGGCACGGCAAGTTCTCAAGTCCTTGCCCTCAGGACTTCGGCTCGCTGGACCGGCTAGCCTCGGGACTCTGCCTCAAGCCCCCGGCTCGTCCGAGTCGGGCCGCCAGCAAGGACAGCATCCTTTCCTCGGAGTCGTTTGACATGCTGGACCTGCCGGAGCGAGAGGAGGCTCCGGTGCCCGCAGGCTCGTGGCAGGGCGAGGGCCGTGCCATCAGGGGCTACATGTCCGTCGATGACCTCCTGGGACTCTGTTCCGACGAGCCAGTTGAGGAAATGGGAGGCCTTTGGGGCATGCGATGCTATCGAGGCAGGGTTAACGAGAGCGCCTATTCCCTGGCGGGCTGCAAGGACATCAAGGCTGTGGAGAGATGCAGGAACGACACATGA